Proteins encoded within one genomic window of Desulfonatronospira thiodismutans ASO3-1:
- a CDS encoding DsrE family protein, with translation MRKTALFVFNGDPMCFIHVLLNALNMKEKGHEAGIVVEGAATKLIPELVRDEHPLSDLWSKVKDKNLVYGVCRACSHKMGTLEDARDQSLALLDDMSGHPGMAGYQDRGYEVITF, from the coding sequence ATGAGAAAAACAGCCCTTTTCGTGTTCAACGGTGATCCCATGTGTTTTATTCATGTCCTTCTCAATGCCCTGAATATGAAGGAAAAAGGACACGAAGCAGGAATAGTGGTGGAAGGAGCGGCAACAAAACTTATCCCCGAACTTGTCAGGGACGAGCACCCTCTAAGTGATCTGTGGTCAAAGGTTAAAGACAAAAACCTGGTTTATGGAGTCTGCAGGGCATGTTCCCACAAAATGGGCACCCTGGAGGACGCCAGGGATCAGAGCCTGGCGCTGCTGGATGACATGTCCGGACATCCGGGCATGGCAGGCTACCAGGACAGAGGATACGAAGTAATAACTTTTTGA
- a CDS encoding SagB/ThcOx family dehydrogenase has translation MSDKKPGRDFLKDSLRKETDFSQTDQNRGVPAPPLQKPYDPSLYRLSLSSEKEWKSYIKDLSLDRIIANRKSRRKYSDEPLQIQELSFLLWATQGIRKQNSDFTALRNVPSAGARHSFETYIFARNVQGLDPALYRFLPLENELVLLKSIPGMTADLSRAAFGQKFVGLGAATFVWSCIPYRMEWRYGPTAYRVILMDAGHVCQNLYLACEAIGAATCAVAAYDQEAMDELVGLNGQDEFAVYVAPVGKALTIPDLI, from the coding sequence ATGTCTGATAAAAAACCCGGGCGGGATTTCCTGAAGGATTCCCTGAGAAAAGAGACAGATTTTTCACAGACTGACCAAAACAGGGGCGTGCCCGCCCCACCCCTTCAGAAACCCTATGACCCCTCTCTTTACAGGTTGTCCTTGAGTTCGGAAAAAGAGTGGAAAAGTTACATAAAAGATTTAAGCCTGGACAGAATAATCGCCAATCGCAAAAGCAGGAGAAAGTACTCCGACGAACCGCTGCAGATTCAGGAACTCTCCTTTCTTTTGTGGGCAACTCAGGGCATTCGCAAACAAAACAGTGATTTTACAGCCCTGAGGAATGTCCCTTCAGCCGGAGCCAGGCACAGTTTTGAAACCTATATTTTCGCCCGCAATGTTCAGGGACTTGATCCGGCTCTTTACCGTTTTTTGCCCCTGGAAAACGAGCTGGTACTCTTGAAAAGCATACCCGGTATGACGGCAGACCTGTCTCGGGCGGCTTTCGGCCAGAAGTTCGTGGGTCTGGGGGCTGCAACCTTTGTATGGTCGTGCATACCCTACCGCATGGAATGGAGGTACGGCCCCACTGCCTACAGGGTGATTCTTATGGATGCCGGGCATGTATGCCAGAACCTGTACCTGGCATGCGAGGCCATAGGAGCGGCCACCTGTGCTGTGGCCGCATATGACCAGGAAGCCATGGATGAACTGGTGGGCCTGAATGGACAGGATGAATTCGCGGTCTATGTGGCACCGGTGGGCAAGGCACTGACAATTCCAGACCTGATCTGA
- a CDS encoding RNA recognition motif domain-containing protein codes for MTNLYVGNLPWSTTEAQLRDSFAEFGEVSSAKIIEDRETGRSRGFGFVEMENGADEAIEALNGKDYGGRSIKVNVAKPKRESRF; via the coding sequence ATGACCAATCTGTACGTGGGCAATCTGCCCTGGAGCACAACCGAGGCCCAACTCCGCGATTCTTTTGCCGAATTTGGAGAAGTAAGTTCAGCCAAAATCATTGAAGACCGTGAGACCGGCCGTTCCCGTGGTTTTGGTTTTGTGGAGATGGAAAACGGTGCCGATGAAGCCATTGAAGCACTTAACGGCAAAGATTACGGGGGACGCAGCATCAAGGTCAACGTTGCCAAGCCCAAAAGAGAATCCCGCTTCTAA
- the cls gene encoding cardiolipin synthase: MLAESMIWSLGGWVIRLGMIPVIGMRQENPSTCLAWLAVIFLMPWPGLILYLLLEEHGLSRPRLSRRIKKHKNFHLTNSSYLTTPNFEGCQVNPDHQALVHLAEKHGGLPLLGSNRMKLIVDTEEFIDSLSADILQARNHVHLLFYIFRDDFTGRKVARALGEAAGRGVTCRVLADAVGSAGMFSGLGRWMQEQGVQVQNALPANPLRMRLARLDIRNHRKLAVIDGKVGYTGSQNIVDPEFGHKKAGQWHDVMTRVQGPTVRQLQSVFVEDWFYETQEILDDPDVYPPSTSEGMAAVQVVPTGPDRPTYGFQDLLIQAINSAQLSVSVVSPYFIPNEGLITALRLASARGVEVDIIIPDRSDHLLVDQASAYYCGIVLNNGGNVHLFRDGMLHAKIIAMDHSLAIVGSANFDIRSFYLNMELVSIVFDQQFSYELSLLVEGYKKNSFKVGRAWWSRRPVYKRMTEGVVKIFSPLL, encoded by the coding sequence ATGCTGGCGGAATCCATGATCTGGAGTCTTGGAGGCTGGGTTATCCGACTGGGGATGATTCCGGTAATCGGAATGCGCCAGGAAAATCCCTCCACCTGCCTGGCCTGGCTGGCAGTGATTTTTTTAATGCCCTGGCCGGGGCTAATCCTTTATCTGCTTCTTGAAGAGCACGGACTCAGCCGTCCAAGGCTGTCGCGCCGCATTAAAAAACACAAAAATTTTCACCTGACCAATTCCAGTTACCTGACCACACCCAATTTTGAAGGGTGTCAGGTCAACCCTGATCACCAGGCCCTGGTCCACCTGGCTGAAAAGCACGGGGGGCTGCCGCTTCTTGGAAGCAACCGCATGAAGCTCATTGTCGATACCGAAGAGTTCATCGACTCCCTGAGCGCAGATATTCTTCAGGCCAGAAACCATGTGCACCTGCTTTTCTACATATTCAGAGACGATTTTACAGGTCGTAAAGTGGCCCGGGCTTTGGGGGAGGCAGCCGGCAGGGGGGTTACCTGCAGGGTTCTGGCGGATGCCGTGGGATCCGCGGGTATGTTTTCCGGTCTGGGCAGGTGGATGCAGGAACAGGGAGTGCAGGTACAAAATGCTCTTCCTGCCAATCCCCTTAGAATGCGCCTGGCCAGGCTGGACATCCGCAATCACCGCAAGCTGGCTGTCATTGACGGTAAAGTAGGGTATACGGGGTCCCAGAATATAGTCGACCCCGAGTTCGGCCACAAAAAGGCCGGACAATGGCATGATGTCATGACCCGGGTGCAGGGGCCTACAGTCAGGCAGCTGCAGTCGGTTTTTGTAGAGGACTGGTTTTACGAGACCCAGGAGATACTGGATGATCCGGATGTTTATCCGCCGTCCACCAGCGAGGGCATGGCCGCGGTACAGGTTGTGCCCACAGGTCCGGACAGGCCCACCTACGGGTTTCAGGACCTGCTTATCCAGGCCATCAACTCGGCCCAGCTAAGTGTCTCGGTGGTGTCGCCTTACTTTATTCCCAATGAAGGCCTGATTACGGCTTTGAGGCTGGCTTCGGCCCGGGGGGTTGAAGTAGACATAATCATTCCCGACAGAAGTGACCACCTCCTTGTGGACCAGGCCAGTGCCTATTACTGCGGGATTGTCCTGAATAACGGGGGCAATGTCCATCTTTTCCGGGACGGGATGCTGCATGCAAAAATCATCGCCATGGATCACTCCCTGGCCATCGTGGGCTCGGCCAACTTCGATATTCGCTCTTTCTACCTCAATATGGAACTGGTGAGCATAGTCTTTGACCAACAGTTCAGCTACGAACTGAGTCTGCTGGTTGAGGGCTACAAAAAAAATTCTTTTAAAGTCGGACGGGCATGGTGGTCAAGACGACCAGTATACAAAAGGATGACCGAGGGAGTGGTCAAGATCTTCAGTCCATTGCTTTAA
- a CDS encoding LL-diaminopimelate aminotransferase, with translation MILINEHYNKLTASYLFADIAKRVQKFQDENPDKSIIKLGIGDVTLPLPAACVQAMHRALDEMAEPGSFRGYGPEQGYDFLREKIARHDFQERGAEIAPDEIFISDGAKCDTGNIQEIFSTDTRVAVPDPVYPVYVDTNVMAGRTGEMQDGRYQGLIYLECTPENSFIPDLPREQADLIYLCYPNNPTGAGISKQELQKWVDYARDNKALILFDAAYEAFIRDEAMPRSIFEIPGAREVAIEFRSFSKTAGFTGTRCAYTVVPRDCRAYDSQGRKTMVHPLWNRRHNTKFNGVAYPVQRAAEAVYSPEGQAQVKNNIDYYLSNAGIILKAMQDLGYKCTGGKNSPYIWIQSGSDSWSLFDALLNKAGVVCTPGTGFGPCGQGFIRISAFNTQENVQEAMHRISKTLS, from the coding sequence ATGATTTTGATCAACGAGCACTACAACAAATTGACCGCTTCTTATCTTTTTGCCGACATCGCAAAACGCGTACAGAAATTCCAGGATGAAAACCCGGACAAATCCATAATAAAGCTGGGCATAGGAGATGTCACTCTGCCCCTTCCCGCAGCATGTGTTCAGGCCATGCACAGGGCATTGGACGAGATGGCTGAACCCGGGTCTTTCAGAGGTTACGGACCGGAGCAGGGCTACGATTTTCTACGGGAAAAGATCGCCAGGCATGATTTCCAGGAACGCGGGGCGGAAATTGCTCCAGACGAAATTTTTATCAGCGACGGGGCCAAGTGCGACACCGGAAACATTCAGGAAATATTCAGCACAGACACCAGGGTCGCAGTGCCGGACCCTGTTTACCCCGTATATGTGGACACCAACGTTATGGCCGGCAGGACCGGGGAAATGCAGGATGGCCGTTATCAGGGGCTCATATACCTGGAATGCACCCCGGAAAACAGCTTCATCCCTGACCTGCCCCGGGAACAGGCGGACCTGATATATCTGTGCTACCCCAACAATCCCACCGGCGCAGGCATCTCAAAGCAGGAGCTGCAGAAATGGGTGGACTACGCCCGGGACAACAAAGCCCTGATCCTTTTTGACGCAGCTTACGAGGCCTTTATCCGTGATGAGGCCATGCCCCGCAGTATTTTTGAAATCCCCGGGGCCAGAGAAGTGGCCATTGAATTCAGAAGTTTTTCCAAGACCGCGGGCTTCACCGGAACCAGGTGTGCATATACTGTTGTTCCCAGAGACTGCCGGGCCTATGACAGCCAGGGCCGAAAAACCATGGTCCATCCCCTGTGGAACAGGAGGCACAATACCAAGTTCAACGGGGTGGCCTACCCTGTTCAGCGCGCTGCAGAGGCGGTCTACAGTCCGGAAGGGCAGGCCCAGGTAAAAAACAATATCGACTATTACCTGAGTAATGCCGGCATTATCCTCAAGGCCATGCAGGACTTGGGATACAAATGCACCGGAGGGAAAAACTCTCCTTATATCTGGATCCAGAGCGGCTCGGATTCCTGGAGTCTGTTTGATGCTCTTCTGAACAAGGCCGGCGTGGTGTGCACGCCGGGAACGGGTTTCGGCCCTTGCGGCCAGGGTTTTATTCGTATCAGCGCCTTTAACACACAGGAGAATGTTCAGGAAGCCATGCACAGGATCAGCAAGACCCTGTCATAA
- a CDS encoding IscA/HesB family protein, which produces MFELSDTAKMQLDKFFETQEKAPIRVYLAAGUGGPRLALALDEQKDNDNVYDLKGFQFLVDKNLMQTVAPIQLDMTEGGFVIKSSLQASAGGCSSSCSSC; this is translated from the coding sequence ATGTTTGAGTTAAGCGATACTGCCAAAATGCAATTGGACAAGTTTTTTGAGACCCAGGAAAAAGCCCCTATCAGGGTGTATCTGGCTGCCGGTTGAGGCGGTCCAAGGCTTGCACTTGCTCTGGACGAGCAAAAAGACAACGACAATGTATATGATCTGAAGGGCTTTCAATTCCTGGTGGACAAAAATCTCATGCAAACTGTAGCTCCAATTCAACTGGACATGACAGAAGGCGGTTTTGTTATAAAATCCAGTCTGCAGGCCAGTGCCGGAGGGTGTTCCTCTTCCTGCTCTTCCTGCTGA
- a CDS encoding PxxKW family cysteine-rich protein has translation MQCDTIKKGVECTFMTARGCSYKEGQCYPIVEKCNGCDRIHEFGGQTYCKSYPEPAMKWEHNACNFATHVQATFDKSGQVKINPIKASKRAAKKR, from the coding sequence ATGCAGTGCGATACCATAAAAAAAGGTGTGGAGTGCACTTTTATGACAGCCAGGGGCTGTTCTTACAAAGAGGGACAGTGCTATCCCATAGTGGAAAAATGCAACGGCTGCGACCGCATTCATGAATTCGGGGGGCAGACTTACTGCAAAAGCTACCCTGAACCGGCCATGAAGTGGGAACACAATGCCTGCAATTTCGCCACCCATGTGCAGGCCACCTTTGACAAAAGCGGCCAGGTCAAGATCAACCCCATCAAGGCTTCCAAGCGCGCCGCCAAAAAGAGATAA
- a CDS encoding M20 family metallo-hydrolase — protein sequence MQQIIQYLDKQADEVVQLQSSLVSIPALGPSNEGRGEKEKADFVHKYLRACGFEEIIEINAPDQRVECGYRPNLAAWIRGRDAGRTLWIISHLDIVPPGDLSLWKSDPYSLEVDVDTLIGRGVEDNHQSIVSSVLAARAFMEQGVKPDINLGLLFVADEETGNDYGLPYVLDNRKDLFEKDDLFLVPDFGTSDSTMMEVAEKSMLWLKVSVKGRQCHASTPEKGINSLAASAAFILQLERLHEIFPGRNDLFSPAGSTFCPTKKEANVPNINTIPGLDVFYLDCRILAEYSIQDVINEARNLGSDIEKKYGVHIDYEVVYQQQAAPHTDPASEVVQRLARGIEKVYQVKPEPRGVGGGTVAAFLRHRGYSAVVWATLTGTAHQPNERSSIASTLKDAQVMALMAINDETG from the coding sequence ATGCAACAAATTATACAATATCTGGATAAACAAGCGGATGAAGTGGTGCAGTTGCAGTCCAGCTTAGTTTCCATTCCTGCTCTCGGGCCGTCCAATGAAGGCCGAGGCGAAAAGGAAAAAGCTGATTTTGTGCACAAGTATCTGCGTGCCTGCGGATTTGAGGAAATAATTGAAATCAATGCACCGGATCAGCGGGTGGAATGCGGGTACAGGCCCAATCTGGCTGCCTGGATCCGTGGCCGGGATGCAGGCAGAACTCTGTGGATCATCAGTCACCTGGATATCGTCCCGCCGGGGGATCTGTCTCTATGGAAAAGCGATCCCTACTCCCTGGAAGTAGATGTAGATACGCTCATTGGCCGGGGAGTGGAGGACAACCACCAGAGCATAGTATCATCTGTACTTGCGGCCAGGGCTTTTATGGAGCAGGGTGTAAAGCCGGATATAAATCTGGGTCTTCTTTTCGTGGCCGACGAGGAAACCGGGAATGACTACGGCCTGCCTTATGTGCTGGATAATCGAAAAGATCTTTTTGAAAAAGATGATCTTTTCCTGGTTCCTGACTTCGGCACCAGCGATTCCACCATGATGGAAGTGGCTGAAAAAAGCATGCTCTGGCTCAAGGTATCTGTTAAGGGCAGACAATGCCATGCCTCGACCCCGGAAAAAGGGATAAATTCTCTTGCAGCTTCTGCTGCCTTCATACTCCAGCTGGAAAGACTGCATGAAATTTTTCCCGGCCGGAACGATCTTTTCAGTCCGGCAGGCTCCACTTTCTGTCCTACCAAAAAAGAAGCCAACGTGCCCAACATCAATACCATCCCGGGACTGGATGTCTTTTATCTGGACTGCCGCATACTGGCTGAATACTCAATCCAGGACGTAATCAACGAAGCCAGGAACCTGGGCTCGGATATAGAGAAGAAATACGGGGTGCATATTGATTACGAGGTTGTTTATCAGCAGCAGGCAGCCCCGCATACCGACCCTGCCAGTGAAGTTGTCCAAAGGCTTGCCCGCGGTATCGAGAAAGTTTACCAGGTAAAGCCAGAGCCCCGGGGAGTGGGCGGGGGCACCGTGGCTGCTTTTCTCCGGCACAGGGGATACAGTGCCGTGGTATGGGCCACCCTTACAGGCACGGCGCACCAGCCCAACGAACGTTCCAGCATCGCCAGCACCCTGAAGGATGCCCAGGTCATGGCCCTCATGGCTATAAATGATGAAACGGGCTGA
- the mnmG gene encoding tRNA uridine-5-carboxymethylaminomethyl(34) synthesis enzyme MnmG, producing MIKELPEIFDLIIVGAGHAGCEAAHAASKLGLATLVLTNNIDRIGHLSCNPAIGGLAKGHMVKEIDALGGIMGLWADESGIQFRRLNTRKGPAVQATRAQMDRSRYLFSAQSTLFSLDHLYIMEAFAEDLLVTSGRIRGVRTAFGEDFYAPAVLLTTGTFLQGQIHVGLRSSSGGRLGDPASAGLSHSLRKLGLDLGRLKTGTVPRLLKESIDFSVMQEQHGDDPPPRFSFRGAPRTLRQIPCHITYTSSSTHECINAGLDRSPMYQGLIHGTGARYCPSIEDKVARFPEKERHQIFVEPEGLDSHEVYPNGISTSLPLDVQKKMLQTIPGLEKAIIVRPGYAIEYDYIHPTQLTPHLETRAVQGLYSAGQINGTSGYEEAAAQGLWAALNIYARSHGTDFILKRDQAYMAVLVDDLITRGTSEPYRMFTSRAEYRLLLREDNADERLTPLGRELGLVDDAYWKIFTARQQQMQSLKEALRSMVIRPDQSTVKILEQIGAHPPKRSASLADILKQPSISIRELKPLWSGLDDYEDAILERVQTDIKFEGYISRQREMAERIRHLEDTGLPRDLDYTRVSGLSREAVEKLSAIRPETLGQAGRISGITPATLSALQIYLKMGKKDPQQDKDH from the coding sequence ATGATAAAAGAACTCCCCGAGATTTTCGACCTGATTATTGTCGGGGCCGGGCATGCAGGCTGTGAAGCCGCTCATGCCGCTTCAAAGCTTGGCCTTGCAACCCTTGTTCTGACCAACAACATAGACCGTATCGGACACCTTTCCTGCAATCCAGCCATCGGAGGCCTGGCCAAGGGTCACATGGTCAAGGAGATTGACGCCCTTGGAGGAATCATGGGGCTGTGGGCCGATGAATCGGGTATTCAATTCAGGCGGCTCAACACCCGTAAAGGACCTGCCGTGCAGGCCACCCGGGCCCAGATGGATCGCAGCAGGTATCTCTTCAGTGCGCAAAGCACCCTGTTCTCTCTTGATCACCTGTATATCATGGAGGCTTTTGCCGAGGACCTGCTGGTAACCAGCGGCCGTATCCGTGGAGTGCGCACCGCCTTTGGTGAAGATTTTTATGCACCGGCTGTTCTGCTCACCACGGGAACATTTCTGCAGGGCCAGATCCATGTGGGGCTTAGGAGCAGTTCCGGCGGGAGACTGGGTGATCCGGCATCCGCCGGTCTTTCCCACAGCCTGCGCAAACTCGGCCTGGATCTTGGACGGCTTAAAACCGGCACAGTCCCCAGGCTGTTGAAGGAAAGCATTGATTTTTCCGTCATGCAGGAGCAGCACGGAGACGATCCTCCTCCCAGGTTCAGTTTCCGGGGGGCCCCCAGAACCCTCAGGCAGATTCCCTGCCATATCACCTATACCAGCAGCAGCACCCATGAGTGCATAAACGCCGGCCTGGACCGTTCTCCCATGTACCAGGGCCTAATTCACGGCACCGGAGCCAGGTATTGTCCCTCCATAGAGGACAAGGTGGCCAGGTTTCCAGAAAAAGAGCGTCACCAGATCTTTGTGGAGCCCGAGGGTCTGGACAGCCATGAAGTTTATCCCAACGGTATTTCCACAAGTCTTCCCCTGGATGTGCAGAAAAAGATGCTTCAGACCATTCCCGGCCTGGAAAAAGCCATTATTGTCCGCCCAGGCTACGCCATTGAATACGACTATATTCATCCAACACAGCTGACGCCGCACCTCGAGACCAGGGCGGTGCAGGGGCTTTACTCTGCAGGACAGATAAACGGCACCTCAGGGTATGAAGAGGCTGCAGCCCAGGGACTATGGGCAGCGTTGAATATTTATGCCCGCAGTCACGGCACGGATTTCATTCTCAAAAGGGACCAGGCATACATGGCCGTACTTGTGGATGACCTGATAACCAGGGGTACCAGCGAGCCCTACCGCATGTTTACCTCCAGGGCGGAGTACAGGCTGCTTTTAAGAGAGGACAATGCGGATGAAAGACTTACACCCCTGGGCAGGGAGCTGGGCTTGGTGGACGATGCGTACTGGAAAATTTTCACGGCCAGGCAGCAGCAGATGCAAAGCCTCAAGGAGGCTTTGCGGTCGATGGTTATCCGTCCGGATCAATCCACCGTCAAAATTCTGGAACAGATCGGAGCCCATCCTCCCAAAAGATCGGCCTCCCTGGCTGATATCCTGAAGCAGCCAAGTATCAGTATCAGGGAGCTAAAGCCCCTCTGGTCCGGGTTGGATGATTACGAAGATGCTATTCTGGAGCGGGTACAGACAGATATAAAGTTTGAAGGTTATATCAGCCGCCAGCGGGAAATGGCCGAACGTATCAGGCATCTGGAGGATACCGGGCTGCCCCGTGACCTGGACTACACCCGGGTGTCCGGTCTATCCAGGGAGGCGGTGGAAAAACTGTCTGCCATCCGCCCTGAAACACTGGGTCAGGCAGGCCGTATTTCCGGCATAACTCCTGCAACACTTTCTGCATTGCAGATTTATCTTAAAATGGGTAAGAAAGATCCACAACAAGATAAGGACCATTGA
- a CDS encoding hemolysin family protein, with the protein MEEASESKLWNMIRRMFGTRCDAPLEEVIREASEEGEIKNEEVRMLLNILRLHEKQAVEIMVPRTDLVCAEENDTLKDVAESILQSGHSRLPVYRENKDHIVGLIHAKDLLQHFFENKDVSVNSLMREPHFMPETKNVRQILMDFQNQKIHLGVVLDEYGGTSGIVTLEDVLEEIVGEIEDEYDPPRPQEVQTMDDGTYYVAGRTSLDELADIGIKIPTEQVETIGGYISHLAGKVPVKGEEFSDEFFSYVVQEANTKNIQWLTIRRLDP; encoded by the coding sequence TTGGAAGAGGCCTCAGAAAGTAAGCTGTGGAACATGATCCGCAGAATGTTCGGTACGCGTTGTGATGCCCCGCTGGAAGAAGTCATCCGGGAGGCCAGCGAAGAAGGGGAGATAAAAAATGAAGAAGTGCGCATGCTTCTTAATATACTGCGCCTTCATGAAAAGCAGGCCGTGGAAATCATGGTCCCCAGAACGGACCTGGTATGCGCCGAAGAAAACGACACCCTGAAGGATGTGGCGGAGTCCATATTGCAGTCCGGGCATTCCAGGCTGCCTGTATACCGGGAGAACAAGGACCATATCGTGGGTTTGATTCATGCCAAGGATCTGCTGCAGCATTTTTTTGAAAACAAAGACGTTTCCGTTAATTCTCTGATGCGCGAACCTCATTTTATGCCGGAAACCAAAAATGTCAGGCAGATCCTCATGGATTTCCAGAATCAGAAGATACACCTCGGTGTTGTACTGGATGAATACGGCGGCACTTCTGGTATCGTTACCCTGGAAGACGTACTCGAGGAGATAGTAGGAGAGATCGAAGACGAATACGATCCGCCACGCCCACAGGAAGTGCAGACCATGGATGACGGAACCTACTATGTTGCCGGACGCACCTCCCTGGACGAACTGGCAGATATTGGAATAAAAATTCCCACAGAGCAGGTGGAGACTATCGGAGGCTACATAAGCCATCTGGCCGGCAAAGTCCCCGTGAAGGGCGAGGAATTTTCCGATGAATTTTTCTCTTATGTAGTGCAGGAAGCCAATACCAAAAACATACAGTGGCTGACAATAAGGCGTCTGGATCCATGA
- the lnt gene encoding apolipoprotein N-acyltransferase, producing MRLPEIFRQGSFWAQFFMCLAGLFLAFPNPLLQVPFLIFLFFLGLNYIAFNTRSKGEAFRRGLLVSGPAYAVTLYWIVVPVHVYGHFPLVLALFFPLLLGFVLGLFSSLYVFVVHIMSRRFSWIALGVFGGAVWAFLEFAREYVFTGFPWLIAAQAFSIWPESIQAVSIVGSYGLAMLLACAGIWIYQGRTIPVLAALALLFPVLGYGFFLQQKEYDGPAKDILIVQGNLDQDIKWEEEIQMKTVEKYKDLTIQSLDEINADLVVWPETAMPFYLQEQSRMSFMVMNLAQEKGIDLITGAPAYEMQEDGINYKLHNRAFWISGRGLIQDHYDKERLVPFGEYIPWSSYLFFLDRLVAGPMDFSPGKATAPMENEELALGMLICYEIIFPGLVRDRVQQGANVLINISNDAWFGDTSAPRQHLHLSVLRAVEQGRYVVRSTNTGISAFIDPSGRVYESTPLFQEATLSGQVKLLDDKTFYHVWHWHINWILAGISLAGLALCLVVPAKRTFSEKSYINK from the coding sequence ATGAGACTCCCGGAAATTTTCAGGCAGGGCTCTTTCTGGGCCCAGTTTTTCATGTGTCTTGCCGGGCTTTTTCTGGCTTTTCCCAACCCCCTGCTGCAGGTACCCTTCCTGATTTTTCTTTTTTTCCTGGGGCTTAACTATATTGCCTTCAACACCCGCAGTAAAGGTGAAGCTTTCAGGCGGGGGCTTCTTGTTTCAGGTCCGGCCTACGCAGTGACCCTTTACTGGATAGTGGTCCCGGTGCATGTCTACGGGCACTTTCCCCTGGTGCTGGCCCTGTTCTTCCCCCTTCTGCTGGGGTTTGTCCTTGGGCTTTTCAGCAGTCTCTATGTATTTGTGGTACATATTATGAGCAGGCGTTTCTCATGGATTGCTCTCGGTGTTTTCGGCGGAGCTGTCTGGGCCTTTCTGGAATTTGCCAGGGAGTATGTCTTTACCGGGTTCCCCTGGCTTATTGCTGCCCAGGCCTTCAGTATCTGGCCGGAATCCATCCAGGCTGTTTCCATAGTTGGAAGCTACGGACTGGCAATGCTCCTTGCCTGCGCAGGCATCTGGATTTATCAGGGCAGGACAATCCCTGTACTGGCGGCACTGGCCCTGCTTTTTCCTGTGCTGGGATACGGTTTTTTTCTGCAGCAAAAAGAATATGACGGCCCGGCCAAAGATATCCTGATTGTTCAGGGTAACCTGGACCAGGATATTAAGTGGGAAGAAGAGATCCAGATGAAAACTGTGGAAAAGTATAAGGACCTGACCATTCAGTCTCTTGATGAGATAAATGCTGATCTGGTGGTCTGGCCGGAAACCGCCATGCCTTTTTACCTGCAGGAACAGAGCCGCATGAGCTTCATGGTCATGAATCTCGCCCAGGAAAAGGGCATTGATCTTATCACCGGTGCCCCTGCTTATGAAATGCAGGAGGACGGTATAAATTACAAGCTGCACAACAGGGCCTTCTGGATATCCGGAAGGGGGCTGATACAAGATCACTACGACAAGGAACGCTTAGTCCCTTTCGGAGAATATATCCCCTGGTCCAGCTACCTTTTTTTCCTGGATCGCCTGGTGGCCGGGCCCATGGATTTTTCTCCGGGCAAAGCTACTGCTCCCATGGAAAATGAAGAGCTTGCCTTGGGCATGCTCATCTGCTACGAAATAATATTCCCGGGGCTTGTCAGGGACAGGGTGCAGCAGGGTGCAAACGTATTGATAAACATATCCAATGATGCCTGGTTCGGCGATACTTCAGCCCCCAGACAGCACCTGCACCTGAGTGTCTTAAGGGCCGTGGAGCAGGGTCGTTATGTGGTCAGATCCACAAATACCGGTATTTCAGCTTTTATTGATCCTTCCGGCAGAGTATATGAAAGTACCCCGCTTTTTCAGGAGGCGACCCTGTCAGGCCAGGTAAAACTTCTGGATGATAAAACTTTCTACCATGTCTGGCACTGGCATATAAACTGGATTTTGGCCGGCATCAGCCTTGCTGGACTGGCCCTGTGTCTGGTTGTGCCGGCAAAGAGGACTTTTTCTGAAAAATCTTACATCAATAAGTAA